CCGCAAAACAAGGTTTGAAATTCACCACaaacaagctatttgcggttattaTCGGTAATGTCGCATTTGAGGAGACCTGTTCATCAGTCATCAAGCGACGTATTAATGTAATCAAGTTTCGCAGCACAAGAACTACACAATTATGATGGTTGATACTCCTAGAAGATGGTATTTGCAAAAAGATGCAATCATGTCAAAAGGCACGATGGCAAAGATCCCCTACACAAGAACTATGCAAGACtggcaagaactccaattctaacataCCACATTCATTTACTATGTCAAGTCCTGTGGGCTTACATTGGTAGGTTTCCAACTAGCAGGAGAAACTATAGATTTAACGCTCTAGTAAACTATAATATAGCAATTGAATGCACTCGTAAGTTAGATTATTGTACACGTCCTAGCAAGTGTTGCAATGCTACTGGTAAAACGACATATCATAGTCTGATGAATTTGAGCTTGTCGTCCCGCTGATAGCAAGCATGGACAAACGGGATAAGAGACAGCGATCTGTCTGTCCGCTTGCCAGGAACGGAGTCATCCTTTTCGTTTCAGCACTTCAAACAATACCTATTAGAACGAGGAAATccactaaaggggatggtaaaaggtgaaaaactccctaaaggggacagaacgtgttcagtctaagtAGCATTATTTGGCGCTCGTATATTattaagtattcaaactatttagACTAAACGCCAAAAATTTGTGCCGGATGCCAACGTTTTCCTGCAAGATATTTATTGCAGGGTCTCCAATGAGAGATCTCAGGGCAACCCACCTGCCACCGCAAAGGAAACACGCTTGTTTTGGTAGCAAACCTCTTAGGGAACTTCAGACGACGATCTGGAAGGCTGCAACGGTAGCTACTCTGGATTGACCTGGATCAGGGCTGCATCATCCGTTCCATGCTGGTCGAACACAGACCACTCAGTCACTTTTGGTACAATGTCTGCGACCACTTTTCGATAATGTGCTGCACTGGACCGCCTGATGGAGTTTCTCGCTCTCCGTCACCTATAGACTCGTGTCGGTTTAAAACCGACTCCTCTGGGTGAACGCGGTCGATTTTCGTCACGTTGAACTTGGCCGACAATTCCATCAACTGCGTGGTACCCTTGATGTTGCTGATGGGCCACCATTCTGGACATGACCGCCGCCGAGGCGAACGGCGACGCCAACGTCGACACCAAAGCGGAAGGCGTGGAGGAAACATCCGCGACCGCGACGGACGCCTCCCACAAGTAGAACGATAGTAGAAGCGTACGTACGTCTTTTGAGAAGCCAGAGTATCGTATCTGATTGGATCCACGATGGAAGTAGTGCTGGCAGAGTTTGGCAAACACTACTCCACTCTGGTTGTCGTGTCAAGGCGCGACACGACAACGCAGTTTGGTGAACACTACCGAAATATGAAGGGAACGTGCGTCCCCCTTTTGTTGGGTTCCGAAAGGCACCCCGTGTCAATTTTGCGTCGCCACAGTCGGTACGGACACAGTCATTCTGGAACCCCCATCCTAAATAAGCAATGCTTTGACAATATTAGCTGCTGTAACATTATCTTTCATGTATTCTTTTTCATTCATTGGTTTATATTTGGTAGTCCTTTTGACTAATGGCAGTGGTATGGTCCTAGGTAAAATCGTTGCCTGTCCATGGAGCTGTGGCGTATCTCCTCGATTGCAGGCATCCGCTAGCTAGCTTTTTGTTCATTGTTTTGGGGCTTCATTTTAATCAAGGATCCACATGCAGTTTAAAGATTGTTAAAAATCAGTCTTGTATATGATATAAACTGTCCAAAAACAGAGCAGAACCAACTCGAGGTTTACGAAAATAGAGATTCCGTCGTTGATCAGCTTCCAAGTGGAAGCAAAAAGGAAGACATTTTGTATGTTGACGTCACACTGTGACGTGTCGGCTGGGGGTTCTAATAGGATCCCGAgtctttctgtttccaaggctgtcctcgtcgtcatGCCCTTCGTGTATCCTTGCATATTCGTCACAATGTCGGGTTTCACGTTAACATCcagactcacagtcaagcccGCCCCTTGATGAAAACATATTGTGTCCAATAGATAGAACTTGACGAATCGATGCTACAGAGCGTGCGGCCTTTTTCAattggttgactgtaaattgcATCGTTCTCGACAGAATGAGTAGCGCGTCGAAGCAAGAGCCTTCCACCTTTGTTTTTCAGGAACATACAGCCAATCGTACAGAGCATCTCTTGGAGTCGACTCTGCTGCGTCTAACGAAAGGGATTCCGAATAAAGAGCTTCGATTGATTATTTCAGAGTCTGACGACATTGAACAGGGTCTGCTTAAAGACAttgaaattttggaaaaagcaCTGGAAGGCAAGGAGGTCGATGATACCGTTGTAGACGAACTTTTGGAGTCCCTCTTGACACCCATGGAAAGCTCCTGGACTGCGCCGGCTCTACTAGGAAGACTTCGCGGAGAATTAGCCATTCCAAGCATTTTAAGCGTCAAAGGAAACGTTCCAGCGCCTCCACAATCCCGAACCGAACATCCAAGCGCCTTGGTGGAAGTGACGAAACATCCGCTTTATCTTCAGGAGCACTCAAGCCCTGCGCCCCTCCTGGtcgtttggaaaagaatttTTACCAATAAAGGTACGCCATTGTTGCGTTAGCAGCGTAGCAGTCATACTGGGCTTTGATCTCACAGATAAAACTCTTTGGGCCCCATTAGCTGCTTTGGTGTTCAAAAAGGCCGTACGAGCAGAGGAAGCACCGGGATACACAGACCGTATTTCCTTTCCCATGGATCTGGGCCTGATCCGCAAGATGATCGTCGCTCGCAAAATTGTTTCGCTGGCAGATTTGCACAAATACGTTGGTCTGATAAGCCACAATTGCGTCAAATACAATGGGCGAGACACTGACTACGGAATTGTTGCGAGAGACTTTGAGGCCATGGTGGACGAACAAATTCGGATCGCAGTAGAAACTCAAGCCAAGGCAACAACTATTCCTATCGAGTCTCAGTCAAGCCTGGTAAAAACAAAAGATAACGACGGGAACAAGGACGCGGAGGAGGGTGTCGCCAGCGATACTGCCGAAAAAAGAATAGAAAGCGAATCCACAGTAGAGACCAAGTTATAGCATAGTGTAGATGGCTTTGCGTCCGCTCGTCACAGGCTTGTGCTGGCATTTTCCGGTATCGTGCCGCTTTAGCTCTGCTTCTTTGCCAACCTATTGagtcgaaaaaaaaaacttCCAACACTTTGTGTGTCAGCTTCAGAAATAATCTATGGCCAAACGTTAGGAGAGGAAGGGACTATGAGTGTGATGTATTCTGTGGTGTTTCATACACCCGCTTGTTGGACCACCATGTCGGTCACATGCCGAGCACCGCGATCCTGACCTGCTGCTAGGAACATAAATGGAGACGCGCTTTCCGTGGGTATCGGATGCTTCTTGAACGAAGTCAAAAACAGAAATTCAATCGTCAACGGACGACTTTGAAATCTCGTTAAATGACTGGTGTCGAACTTGAATTTACAGCCAGAAAGTTTGTTCCAAACTTCCCAAAGCGATAAACTCGACCTTGATGGTCGTCGCAGTATCTGAAATTGTGGAGTGAGGAATTGAGAATCCAttatgttgttgttgtaagGGTTATCGAGTCTAGAGAGAGAAAATCACTTCAGATTCAGTCACCGGGTCGGAATACAGCCGGTAAGGTCCTTTTGATCAAATCTCCTTATTATGGATGTACAGTTATAATAGGTATAAGAGAGATACGGTGCAACTAACTCTCCTGCTGAGCCAAAAGGtgaaaacaacaacacaTGCACATGGTGTGCCTTCGAGTTGGAAGTAAGCACGCGAGAGATCCAACTGGTTGATCAAGTACAAGGGCTGGTTGTCCATTTGGCGATACTTTGTCACATTCTTCAGGCGTACAATATCGCTTCAAGCATAGACGAGAACACACGAAACGCCTTTTTATGTTTTGAGCGCTCTCATTTAAGTCATATCAATCCAGCCCTTCGAGTACCACAGTCCCATCATACGCACTAGATTGCCTTTGGCGATGCCGCATGCTGTGATTGTGCAATTCGTGCAAGCTGAGAAACTCAGGGTGATTGGCTGGGCCTTCATATTCGCCCTTGCGCCCATTCAAGATCATGCGCCATTTCCGATCAATTTCGTACAAATCCAATCCAGCCGTGTCCGGAATGGTCCAATAGGTCACGACACATGCAACAAATGAAGCGTAGCCGCTCAAGAGGAACATATCAACGTCGCCGACGTAGTGAAAGAGAACGGCTGCAAGCAGGGCGCCGCATTTTCCTGAAGCGGCGGCAATTCCGTGACACATGGTGCGTTGTGACGTCGGGAAAATT
This genomic window from Phaeodactylum tricornutum CCAP 1055/1 PHATR_bd_27x34 genomic scaffold, whole genome shotgun sequence contains:
- a CDS encoding predicted protein — encoded protein: MTAAEANGDANVDTKAEGVEETSATATDASHKERASPFCWVPKGTPCQFCVATVEQNQLEVYENRDSVVDQLPSGSKKEDILMSSASKQEPSTFVFQEHTANRTEHLLESTLLRLTKGIPNKELRLIISESDDIEQGLLKDIEILEKALEGKEVDDTVVDELLESLLTPMESSWTAPALLGRLRGELAIPSILSVKGNVPAPPQSRTEHPSALVEVTKHPLYLQEHSSPAPLLVVWKRIFTNKDKTLWAPLAALVFKKAVRAEEAPGYTDRISFPMDLGLIRKMIVARKIVSLADLHKYVGLISHNCVKYNGRDTDYGIVARDFEAMVDEQIRIAVETQAKATTIPIESQSSLVKTKDNDGNKDAEEGVASDTAEKRIESESTVETKL